The genome window CAGATCAGCGTGAACGAAACCCTCGGCGTGGAAAATCGCGGTGCCTACTACGAACAGTCCGGCGCCATGCGCGACATGCTGCAGAACCACCTGCTGCAACTGCTCTGCCTGGTGGCAATGGAAGCGCCGGTGCGCTTCGATGCCGAAGCGGTGCGCAACGAGAAAGTGAAAATCCTCCAGGCGCTGAAACCGATCAGCGGCCTCGATGTGCAGGACAAGACCGTGCGCGGCCAGTACGGCGCCGGGCAGGTTGGTGGTGAAGCGGTGTCGGCCTATTACTTCGAGAAGAATGTCGACAACGACAGCGACACCGAAACCTTTGTCGCCGTGCAGGCCGAAATCGACAACTGGCGCTGGGCCGGGGTGCCCTTCTACCTGCGCACCGGCAAGCGCATGGCGCGCAAAAGTTCGGAAATCGTCATCCAGTTCAAGCCGGTGCCGCACCGTCTGTTCGAAGCGGGTGAGGCCAACCGGCTGATCATCCGTCTGCAACCCGAAGAGCGCATCAGCCTGCAACTGATGGGCAAGAGTCCGGGCAAGGGCATGCGCCTGCGACCGCTCGAGCTGGATCTGAACATGGCGCAGATCGAACCGCAGAGCCGCCGCTGGGATGCCTATGAACGCCTGTTGCTCGACGTCATCGAAGGCGACTCGACACTGTTCATGCGCCGTGACGAAGTGGAGGCCGCGTGGAGCTGGATCGATCCGATCATCCACGGCTGGCAGGAGGCCTACCAGAGTCCGCGGCCCTACCCCGCCGGCAGCGACGGCCCGGAACAGGCGCACAGCCTGCTCGAGTTGCACGGGCGCGAGTGGCTGGACTGAACCCCGCAACAATGGACAGCCCGAGCATGGCTGACTAAGGTCTTTGCCATGGGTGGCCGACCTGCCAGGGACCGGGCTGCAGTATTTCACTGCTGGATGCACGTCCGCCCGCAGCGCATGTCGCGCACTCTCCCCAAAAAGAGGTAACTTCAGATGGCTGGATGGTATGAATTAAGCAAAAGCAGCGATGGCCAGTTCCGTTTCGTGCTCAAGGCCGGTAACGCCGAAACAATTCTCACCAGCGAGCTGTACAAGAGCCGCGCGGCGGCCGAGAACGGCATCGCCTCGGTACAGGCCAACGCGGTACTGGACGAGCGCTACGAGCGCAAGACGGCCAGCAACGGCAAGCCCTTCTTCAACCTCAAGGCGGCCAACCACCAGATCATCGGCTCCAGCCAGATGTACTCCGCCGAGGCCGCACGTGACGGCGGCATCGCCAGCGTGAAAAGCAATGGCGCAAGCACCACCATCAAGGACAACACCTGACCGTTCTGCAGTGAGCTGAGCGTTCCCACGCTCTGCGTGGGAACACAGTTGCCGGCGCTCTGCGCCCGCCGCGGGAACTAGCCCAAGCCTCGTCCATTCAAGGAAAACTCCATGACCCTGCTGGCCAATCTGTTTGTCGCGCTGATCGCGCTGCTGCACGTCTACATTCTGGTGCTGGAAATGTTCCTCTGGGACAAGCCGGCCGGGCTGCGCGCCTTTGGCCAGACGCTGGAGGCGGCCACCGCGAGCAAGGTGCTGGCAGCCAATCAGGGGCTGTACAACGGCTTTCTCGCTGCGGGGCTATTCTGGGGCTTGCTGCTCGGCGCTGAAGGCACCGGGGTCAAGCTGTTCTTCCTCACTTGCGTGCTGGTGGCCGGGCTTTACGGCGCGGCTACCGCCAACCGCAAGATCCTGTTTATCCAGGCCATTCCTGCTGCCATCGGCCTGCTGCTGGTCTTGCTGGCCTGAACCAGAACCGCTCAGTTTGCGCCTGAACCCAGCTTGCGTGCGATCGCGCGGAAGGCTTCCAGCGCCTCGTACTCCATGCGGTCGCCATCGACGTTGTAGTCGGCATAGGCCGAATTCTTGGCGATCACCACCTGCCGCGTCGGGTTGACGTAGATGAACTGGCCGTAGACGCCGATGGCCATGAACTCGCCCTCGTTACCCTGGGGAATCCAGAACTGGTAGGCATAGCCCAGCGCCGGGATGCCTTCAAACCGGCTGCGCCCCGGCTGCAGGTAGGCGGTGCGCGGCGTCACCGAATCCTGTACCCACTGCGCCGGCAACAGTTGCTCGCCCTTGAGGTTGCGCCCCTGATCCAGATACAGCTGGCCGAAGCGTGCATAGTCGCGGGTGCGTACGTTGAGCCCGGCGAAGGCCAGCTCGGTGCCATGGGCATCGGTCAGCCAGCGCGCATCGCCTTCAGGGCCGAGGCGTGACCACAGTTTCTTCTCCATATAGCTGGCCAGTTTCTCGCCGGTCGCCGCTTCCAGCACCATGCCCAGCACCTGGGTGTTGACGCTGATGTAGTGGTGCTCGCGGCCGGCCGGGCCGGCCATCTGCAGTCTGGCGATCCACTCGTTGGTCGAGCGGCCAAGGAAGATTTCCTCACCCAGCTGGTTGATGCCCGACTGCGGATCGGCGTAATCCTCGTTGAAGTCGATACCCGAAGACATCTCCAGCACATCCTGGATCGACACGTCGGCATAACCGCTCTGGCGCAGCAGCGGCACATAGTCGCCGACCGGATCCTGCAGGCTGCTGATCGAACCGTCGGCCAGGGCGAAACCGATCAGCGCCGAGACAAACGACTTGCCCACTGACCAGGAGATCGCCTGACTCTGTGCATCGTTACCCTGGTAGTAGTCCTCGAAAACCAGCTTGCCGTTGGCCAGCACCACCAGCCCGGTGGTACCGGAGGTTTTGATCCAGTCGCTGATGGCGATCGTCCTGCCCTGAAAGCTGAAGTCCTGCGGCAGTTGCTGCGGTGCTACTTCCAGCTCGAACACTGGACCGCTGTCGGGGATCAGGTTGCTGTCGAACAGCTCGGGCATGCTGCGGAAGTTTTCCACGATCCGCTGCGGCGCAAACAGCGTTTCAAATTGCCAGACGCGATACGCCTGATGCGCCAGCCAGGCCAGCGCCAGTAAAGCGACGAGAATGATTACTGGCTTGAGCAGCCGGCGACTGGCGGATGGTTGCATGGGGGCACCTTGTGGTTGGTTTCGAGAATTAGCGAAAGCGGGTTCCCACCCAGAGCATGGAAACCATCGGGAGCTGAGGCCACACAGAAGCTGGACAAGCAGCGCATTGTCAACGAAATCCACACCCGCCGTGGAGTTCTTGATCACTCCCACGCTCTGCGTCGGAACGCAGCGCCAGACTCGCTGCAGCTTGCTGGTGTCATACGCCCGCGCGTAGCATGGCCGTCCCCTGCAACTGCAGCCACGCCAACCCGCGGAATAACCGATGAACGCCAGCCTGCCAGTGCGACACCTGCTTCTGGCGATTGCCGTGGTGGCGGTGTGGGGCAGCAACTTCGTAGTGATCAAACTGGCCCTCGGCCATCTGCCGCCGCTACTGTTCGCGGCCCTGCGCTTCACCCTTGCCGCCCTGCCCGCCGTGTTCCTGTTGCCGCGCCCGGCAGTGACCTGGAGCAATCTGGCAGCCTATGGCCTGCTGATCGGCGTCGGTCAGTTCGGCGTGTTGTACCTCGCCATGGACGGCCATATCTCGCCAGGCCTGGCCTCGCTGGTGATCCAGCTGCAGGTGTTCTTCACCATCGGCCTGGCCATGTATTTCGCCGGCGAGCGGCTGCGGCGGGCGCAATACGTTGCGCTGCTGCTGGCCGGCGGCGGCATCGGCATCATCATCCTGCATACCGATGGCAGCACCACCCTGCTCGGGCTGGCCCTGACCCTGCTGGCCGGGCTGTGCTGGGCCGGCGGCAATATGGTGGCGCGCCAGGCAGGGCGCATCAACATGCTGGCTTATGTGGTGTGGTCCAGCCTGTTCGCCATACCGGTACTGGCCGCCCTGTCACTGCTAACCGAGGGCTGGCCGGCGATCAGCGCCGGCTTGCGCGCGGCCGACGTGCAGACCTGGCTGGCCGTGGCCTGGCAGGCCTGGGGCAACACGCTGTTCGGCTATGCCGCCTGGGGCTGGCTGCTGGCCCGTCACCCGGCTGCGACCATCACCCCCATGGCGTTGCTGGTGCCGCTGTTCGGCATGGGCAGTGCGGCCCTGTGGCTCAACGAAGACATGCCCGCCTGGAAACTCGGCGCCGCCACACTGGTGATCAGCGGTCTGGCGCTGAACCTGTTGTGGCCGCAATTGCGCGAATGGCTGCGGGCCCGCGGGAGCGCGGGAACAGACTGATGGAGCAACCCTGCCGCATTGATCGTACCCACGCTCTGCGTGGGCACGCAGCGCGTGGAAACCATCGTGGTACGGACTGAGCGCGCTGCCCGGTTACGCGCCTTTGCGCCGGGCGCCGGGCATGCATTCCGGCCACATCAGCAGCGAACCCAGCAGAAAGCAGCCACCGCCGATCAGGGTGAACAGCGTTGCCAGCATAAGCATGTCGGAGCCGGAGATGCCGGGCAGGACCACGGCGAATACCGCCGAGATCATGAAGGCGATGCAGCCGCAGAAGTTGATCAGGGTCAGCCACCAGGACAGGCTGGCCGGCTTCCAGGCCCACCAGGCATGGCAGGTTTCAATCAGCGCCAGATAACCCGAAGCGAGGAACAGCAGGGAACCGGCAAAATCAGGCACCCAGATATCCAGATCCTGTTGCAACCAGTCCTGCGCGGGCAACAGCCCGTCAAAGGTATTGAGGTTGAACAACAGGGTGCCGGCAAACTGCAGCGCGCAGGCCAGCCAGCCAATCTCGCGCGGGCGCCAGCCGAACAGCACCAGGCGCCCGGCTTTGACCGGCTGCAACTGCGCGAAGTGTTGCGCATTGGCCGCCTGAAACAGCTGCAGATAGGCGGCGATGGTGAAGGGGATCGAGCCGGCGAAAAACACCAGATTGACGCTCTGGTTGTCGAGTGACCAGGCACGCGCCAGGCCCGGCGCCAGCACCAGCAGGCTGCCCAGCATGAACAACGCCGAGCCCAGCGCAAACACGCCACCGATCCACCAGTTCAACTGTCCGGGCAGCCACAGGCAACGCCACCAGCCGCCGGCACCGGCCCTGGCAAACAGGTTTTTGCGCAGATCGCGCGAGTGCAGAATGATCCGCCCGCCACCCGCACGCAGCAGCACATGGCGTGAAATGAACCGGCCGGGGCCGCTTGACTCAAGGCGCCGGGCCGAGCGGCGCAAGCGCTCAAGGCGGTGCGGATTTGCTGATTTTTCGGTCATGGCCAGATAGCACAGCGCCTGAATTGAAGGTCGGGGCAGTATGCCTTTAACCCGGATCATCCGCAGCGACAACGCGCCAACCGCTAGCGCACGCCCATTGTTTTCCAGAACGCCTGACACGCCTCCAGCACTGCCTCGGGCGCTTCGATTTGCGGGTAATGACCGATGCCCGGCAGTTCGCGGATGAAGTGCTGATCGCCGACCACCTCGCGAAAGCGCGCGACCATATGCGCACCGGACACCGGGTCGGCACTGCCGTTGACCAGCGCCAGCGGCATGCGCGCCTGACGCAGGGCGTTGACCCAGCGTTCGCGGTACTGGCGGCGTTCGGCGATGTAACCGAGCAGCGGCGGCAGTACCAGCAGACCCTGGTTGTAATTGACCAGCTGCCAGACCGCTTCCAGCGTCGGCTGATCCGGCTGGCTGTGCGCGCCGAATACCGAACTGAAGGTAGCGAGCAGTTTGCTGCGACTGGTCAGCCGCGCCAGCAGCGGGCCGAGCGGACCAGCCATGAGTTTCTGCATCAGCCGCGCATGGTGGGTTTCCGGGAACAGCCCGCCGTTGAGCAGGATCACTGACTGATAGCGCGACTGCGGCTGATCGAGATCACGCGCCAGCAGTTCCTGCACCACGGTGTCGCCGTAGTCATGGGCCAGCACATGACACTGGTCGATGCCGGCCTGCTGCATGACGAACTCGATCAGGTCGGCCTGTTCAGCCATGCAGTAGCGGTGCGGGCGTGGCTTGCTGCTGAAGCCGAGGCCGAGCAGATCGGCGGCCACTACGCGGAAGCTGGCCGACAGCTGCGGCCACAGGTGGCTGAAATCCCAGCTGGAGGTCGGGTAGCCGTGCACCAGCAACAGCAGCGGTTTTTCCCCGGCTGCCGGATCCTGCCCGGCGCTGTCGACGACAAATACCTGCCGGCCCTGCCAGTCGAGCCAGCGCCCGCGCTCTTGCCATTGCTGCAGTGTGGCGATCATTCAATACTCCCTGGTTACGCAGTACTTGCCGTAGGAGCGGGCTTGCCCGCGAATAATGGCGGCAGCCCCTTCGCGGGCAAGCCCGCTCCTACAAAGGTCCGCTCCTGCAAAAAAGTTGGCTGCGGCAGCCTTGTTATCGCCCGACCGGGCTGGTCAACGATGTTGCTTGTGCGTACTGCGCAGCAGACGGCCGAAACGCCGTTCCTCGAACTCGGCATGCGGCTGGCCCTGATCCAGCACTATCTGGCCGCCGACAATCACCTGCTGCACCGCCTTGCCGGAACGGGTGACCATGCGCATGGCGTTGTCGAAGCGCGGGTCGGTGGTTTCCTGCGGACCCGTCAGATCGGTTTTCAGCGCCTCGGGATCAAGCACCAGTACATCGGCCACGCGGCCTTCGCGCAAGTAGCCGGCATCCAGCCCGAACCAGTCGGCCAGTTCGCCGGTGATGCGCCACACGGCCTTCTCGATCGGCAGCGCGTCGCTGTTGAGCAGGCAGTCGCGGAGGAAATGCAGGTGCGAGTTCTGGAACGCCAGATTGCGGTTGTGCGCGCCGGCATCGGAGAAGCCGAGCTGGATATACGGGTGCTGCAGGTAGCTGCGCATCTCGGCCGGGCGGTCGTTGGCGATCACCGAATGCCAGCGGATGCTCTCGTCGAACTCGCTGATCAGCTCGATAAAGGTATCCACTGCGGCCTGACCACGGCTGCGGGCAATCTCGGCAAAGCTGCGACCGACCAGCGTAGTGTCCGGACAGCCGACCACCTGCATCTGCGCCAGATCTTTATGGAAACTGGCGCCGAAGCGGCTCAGCCATTCCCCGCGCAGCTGCTTGCGCCAGTCGCTGTCGCGGTAGAGCAGCTGGCGCTGGGCGGCCGTGTCGGCATTCATCAGGCAGGCGCTGGCCTGCATTTCCTCGAACACCGGCGTATTGCAACCGTCACTCCACAGCTCGAAGGGCACCGACAGCGACTGGAAGCGCAGGTTGCCGTTGAGGCCGTCGTTGATCACGCTGGCCAGGCGGCGGGTCATCGGCCCG of Pseudomonas pohangensis contains these proteins:
- a CDS encoding serine hydrolase domain-containing protein: MQPSASRRLLKPVIILVALLALAWLAHQAYRVWQFETLFAPQRIVENFRSMPELFDSNLIPDSGPVFELEVAPQQLPQDFSFQGRTIAISDWIKTSGTTGLVVLANGKLVFEDYYQGNDAQSQAISWSVGKSFVSALIGFALADGSISSLQDPVGDYVPLLRQSGYADVSIQDVLEMSSGIDFNEDYADPQSGINQLGEEIFLGRSTNEWIARLQMAGPAGREHHYISVNTQVLGMVLEAATGEKLASYMEKKLWSRLGPEGDARWLTDAHGTELAFAGLNVRTRDYARFGQLYLDQGRNLKGEQLLPAQWVQDSVTPRTAYLQPGRSRFEGIPALGYAYQFWIPQGNEGEFMAIGVYGQFIYVNPTRQVVIAKNSAYADYNVDGDRMEYEALEAFRAIARKLGSGAN
- a CDS encoding N-acyl-D-amino-acid deacylase family protein, translated to MEVDLIIRNGRVFDGSGAPSRNADVLIEQGKVLKIEAQSSARGRREIDAAGQWVMPGAIDIHTHYDAEVEVAPGLLESLQHGVTSLIFGNCSLSLAIGDAEDMIDLFARVENLPRETLAKWLGGRVNWRTPGQYYEHLETLPLGPNIASLMGHSNLRMAVLGKERSLKPTVLSWGEKNALRSLTHEAMEAGFLGVSIDMLQWHRWKGFKYNGASAPSHYARMSEFRLIADVLRQHDRVLQATPDAGRRYLVPLLALLSHGLGRKSLRMSMLTSLDFTNNRQLGPMTRRLASVINDGLNGNLRFQSLSVPFELWSDGCNTPVFEEMQASACLMNADTAAQRQLLYRDSDWRKQLRGEWLSRFGASFHKDLAQMQVVGCPDTTLVGRSFAEIARSRGQAAVDTFIELISEFDESIRWHSVIANDRPAEMRSYLQHPYIQLGFSDAGAHNRNLAFQNSHLHFLRDCLLNSDALPIEKAVWRITGELADWFGLDAGYLREGRVADVLVLDPEALKTDLTGPQETTDPRFDNAMRMVTRSGKAVQQVIVGGQIVLDQGQPHAEFEERRFGRLLRSTHKQHR
- a CDS encoding DUF1304 domain-containing protein, whose protein sequence is MTLLANLFVALIALLHVYILVLEMFLWDKPAGLRAFGQTLEAATASKVLAANQGLYNGFLAAGLFWGLLLGAEGTGVKLFFLTCVLVAGLYGAATANRKILFIQAIPAAIGLLLVLLA
- a CDS encoding alpha/beta fold hydrolase; protein product: MIATLQQWQERGRWLDWQGRQVFVVDSAGQDPAAGEKPLLLLVHGYPTSSWDFSHLWPQLSASFRVVAADLLGLGFSSKPRPHRYCMAEQADLIEFVMQQAGIDQCHVLAHDYGDTVVQELLARDLDQPQSRYQSVILLNGGLFPETHHARLMQKLMAGPLGPLLARLTSRSKLLATFSSVFGAHSQPDQPTLEAVWQLVNYNQGLLVLPPLLGYIAERRQYRERWVNALRQARMPLALVNGSADPVSGAHMVARFREVVGDQHFIRELPGIGHYPQIEAPEAVLEACQAFWKTMGVR
- the zwf gene encoding glucose-6-phosphate dehydrogenase: MLVFGASGDLALHKLLPALYHLHRDGRLDADMRILGVARKPLGREQFCSLAERHCRVQLAAGDFDTSVWKTFAARLDYFAMDAAQSADFGRLGRKLGSSCQRGRIYYLATAPDLVADISANLAIAGLTGSHTRIVVEKPIGHSLESARAVNDALGQVFSENQVFRIDHYLGKETVQNLMALRFANALFEPVWRAGHIDHVQISVNETLGVENRGAYYEQSGAMRDMLQNHLLQLLCLVAMEAPVRFDAEAVRNEKVKILQALKPISGLDVQDKTVRGQYGAGQVGGEAVSAYYFEKNVDNDSDTETFVAVQAEIDNWRWAGVPFYLRTGKRMARKSSEIVIQFKPVPHRLFEAGEANRLIIRLQPEERISLQLMGKSPGKGMRLRPLELDLNMAQIEPQSRRWDAYERLLLDVIEGDSTLFMRRDEVEAAWSWIDPIIHGWQEAYQSPRPYPAGSDGPEQAHSLLELHGREWLD
- a CDS encoding EamA family transporter — translated: MNASLPVRHLLLAIAVVAVWGSNFVVIKLALGHLPPLLFAALRFTLAALPAVFLLPRPAVTWSNLAAYGLLIGVGQFGVLYLAMDGHISPGLASLVIQLQVFFTIGLAMYFAGERLRRAQYVALLLAGGGIGIIILHTDGSTTLLGLALTLLAGLCWAGGNMVARQAGRINMLAYVVWSSLFAIPVLAALSLLTEGWPAISAGLRAADVQTWLAVAWQAWGNTLFGYAAWGWLLARHPAATITPMALLVPLFGMGSAALWLNEDMPAWKLGAATLVISGLALNLLWPQLREWLRARGSAGTD
- a CDS encoding YegP family protein, giving the protein MAGWYELSKSSDGQFRFVLKAGNAETILTSELYKSRAAAENGIASVQANAVLDERYERKTASNGKPFFNLKAANHQIIGSSQMYSAEAARDGGIASVKSNGASTTIKDNT